The Cupriavidus sp. EM10 genome includes a region encoding these proteins:
- a CDS encoding filamentous hemagglutinin N-terminal domain-containing protein, translated as MNKNRYRRVFSKRLGMLVAVAENVKSQGKTPGESSGANDGGSFGVVSAMTAIALAALMLDTDPAHAQALPTNGNVVAGQATISQPNGNTMHIDQGSQRAVIDWNTFSIGKDNTVRFNQPNAQAQALNRVTGGLPSNIHGSLLANGQVLIQNANGVLFGRGAVVNVGSLLATTKSIDANAFMAGNPLALSATGTQAGIINEGTIHAQGYVTLMGDQVRNSGDIKTAAGGKVILAAGDSATVALPNGQGISLVLTNATANALVENSGNIHAQDGAVLLTARGKDTLLNTVVNLSGVVRAGTVVADAGKTGDVTMTGTIDASNTAAGAKGGTVVLSGDRVGMFGNASINVSGDAAGGQVVLGGDSLHKVTGTEAEKLLQDGVAFANFTQVDAGARIDAGSRNGDGGFVETSGHNLNVQGTVTAAAPNGKAGEWLIDPTDITISTATDTGYNGNLSGGFDAGTNNTATVRNTSINDALNNGTSVTITTASAGTATGNINQLAGADITKSSGGAANLTLAANGSITLNGNITSTSNRLNLNLTAAMGGMTGRFTRRRPHGLTSTAEP; from the coding sequence ATGAACAAGAATCGGTATCGCCGCGTATTCAGCAAGCGCCTCGGCATGCTTGTGGCTGTTGCGGAGAATGTGAAGAGCCAGGGCAAGACACCGGGCGAGAGTAGCGGCGCCAATGACGGCGGGTCGTTCGGCGTGGTCTCGGCGATGACGGCCATCGCCCTGGCCGCCTTGATGCTCGATACCGATCCCGCCCACGCGCAAGCGCTGCCGACCAACGGCAACGTGGTGGCCGGCCAGGCCACCATCTCCCAGCCGAACGGCAACACGATGCACATCGACCAGGGCAGCCAGCGCGCCGTGATCGACTGGAACACCTTCAGCATTGGCAAGGACAACACCGTCCGCTTCAACCAGCCCAACGCCCAGGCGCAGGCGCTGAACCGCGTCACGGGCGGCCTGCCATCCAATATCCACGGTTCGCTGCTGGCCAACGGCCAGGTGCTGATCCAGAACGCCAACGGCGTGCTGTTCGGCCGTGGCGCCGTGGTCAACGTCGGCTCGCTGCTGGCCACGACGAAATCCATCGACGCCAACGCATTCATGGCCGGCAATCCGCTGGCCCTGAGTGCAACCGGCACACAGGCCGGCATCATCAACGAGGGCACGATCCACGCGCAAGGCTATGTCACCCTGATGGGTGACCAGGTGCGCAATAGCGGCGACATCAAGACCGCTGCTGGCGGCAAGGTGATCCTGGCTGCCGGCGACAGCGCCACGGTCGCGCTGCCGAACGGCCAGGGCATCTCTCTGGTACTGACCAACGCCACCGCCAACGCGCTGGTGGAAAACAGCGGCAACATCCACGCGCAAGATGGCGCGGTGCTGCTGACCGCGCGCGGCAAGGACACGCTGCTCAATACGGTGGTGAACCTGTCCGGCGTGGTGCGCGCCGGCACGGTGGTCGCCGACGCCGGCAAGACCGGCGACGTGACGATGACCGGCACCATCGACGCATCGAATACCGCAGCGGGCGCCAAGGGCGGCACGGTGGTGCTCTCCGGCGACCGCGTCGGCATGTTCGGCAACGCATCGATCAACGTCTCCGGCGACGCAGCCGGCGGCCAGGTGGTACTGGGCGGCGACAGCCTGCACAAGGTGACGGGCACCGAAGCCGAGAAGCTGCTGCAAGACGGCGTGGCCTTTGCCAATTTCACGCAGGTGGATGCCGGCGCGCGAATCGATGCCGGTTCGCGGAATGGCGACGGCGGCTTCGTCGAAACCTCCGGCCACAACCTCAACGTGCAAGGCACGGTGACGGCCGCAGCGCCGAATGGCAAGGCTGGCGAATGGCTGATCGATCCAACGGACATCACGATCAGTACAGCCACCGACACGGGTTACAACGGCAACCTCTCCGGCGGGTTCGACGCCGGCACCAACAACACTGCAACAGTCCGCAATACGTCGATCAACGATGCGCTGAATAACGGTACCAGCGTGACCATCACTACCGCCAGCGCCGGTACTGCGACGGGCAATATCAACCAACTGGCCGGTGCCGATATCACGAAGAGCAGCGGCGGCGCGGCCAATCTGACGCTGGCCGCGAATGGCAGCATCACGCTCAATGGGAATATCACGTCGACGTCAAACAGGTTGAATCTGAATCTGACGGCGGCGATGGGGGGAATGACGGGCAGGTTTACACGGCGGCGACCTCACGGATTAACCTCAACGGCGGAGCCTTGA
- a CDS encoding response regulator transcription factor, producing MLADDHPFILFGLRELLGRKLGFTVVAEATNPQMLLRRLAHIDCDVLVTDFSMPCRHAPDGLALLTAVRTRFPHVRIVVLTMLENPGLLASMRKAGALGLLNKRDGMPELFNAIVAAFQGREHFSESVKRQISKLGVPDARASIFGRLSPREIEVVRLYAGGMSTSGIARHLSRSINTVSTQKHSAMRKLGVNNDSELFNYAWEHGLKA from the coding sequence ATGCTTGCTGACGATCATCCATTCATCCTGTTTGGCCTGCGCGAGCTGTTAGGCAGGAAACTCGGCTTCACCGTCGTGGCGGAAGCCACAAACCCGCAAATGCTGCTGAGGAGACTGGCGCATATCGATTGCGATGTGCTGGTAACGGATTTTTCGATGCCTTGCCGGCATGCGCCCGATGGGCTCGCGTTACTCACTGCCGTGCGCACCAGGTTCCCGCACGTGCGGATCGTCGTGCTGACCATGCTTGAAAATCCGGGTCTGCTGGCCAGCATGCGTAAGGCCGGCGCGCTAGGCCTGCTGAACAAGCGCGACGGCATGCCGGAACTGTTCAATGCCATCGTGGCGGCGTTCCAGGGCCGCGAGCACTTCAGTGAATCGGTGAAACGCCAGATATCCAAACTCGGCGTGCCGGATGCGCGCGCCAGCATCTTCGGCAGGCTAAGTCCGCGCGAGATCGAGGTGGTGCGGCTGTATGCCGGCGGCATGTCGACGTCCGGCATCGCGCGACATCTGAGCCGCAGCATCAATACCGTCAGTACCCAGAAACACAGCGCCATGCGCAAGCTTGGCGTGAACAACGATTCGGAGTTGTTTAACTACGCGTGGGAACACGGGCTGAAGGCTTAG
- a CDS encoding porin yields MKKPASLWLLAAGLLPCAAYADPGVTLYGIVSSAVRYTSNIDARHHDQLALVSGGMVGSRFGLKGSEDLGGGNRAIFQLESGFGSDTGQASYNSFFGRQAWVGLSGDWGSLTFGRQYNALNNIGWAFDPLDQGWGNFWSDPLYIGGDIFFQDYRINNSVVYQRTVGPFSVQLDYGAGEQPGSMNHGTTLGGGVKYSQGPLALGVAYDQRRSDDGGSTVRNYSVGGSYTIGKATGYVGHMGRRESASGARYNISFAGLGYQLTPALHLSGAYYRYQQAGDVTTQFQDTPVHLGGGNADSLAFVADYAFSKRTSLYLETDVVHARGGTVGRETEYWAGTPVTDVSRSTRVGVMVGMRHHF; encoded by the coding sequence GTGAAGAAACCAGCCAGCCTTTGGCTGCTCGCGGCCGGGCTGTTGCCTTGCGCCGCATACGCCGACCCTGGCGTGACCCTGTATGGCATCGTCAGCTCGGCGGTGCGCTACACATCGAACATCGATGCCCGCCATCACGACCAGCTGGCGCTGGTATCGGGCGGCATGGTGGGCAGCCGCTTCGGCCTGAAGGGCTCCGAAGACCTGGGCGGCGGCAATCGCGCAATCTTCCAGCTGGAATCGGGCTTTGGCAGCGACACCGGGCAGGCGTCCTACAACAGCTTCTTCGGGCGCCAGGCTTGGGTGGGGCTGAGCGGCGACTGGGGCAGCCTGACGTTCGGGCGCCAGTACAACGCGCTCAACAATATCGGCTGGGCGTTCGATCCGCTCGACCAGGGCTGGGGCAATTTCTGGTCCGATCCGCTCTATATCGGCGGCGACATCTTCTTCCAGGACTACCGCATCAACAACAGCGTGGTGTACCAGCGCACGGTGGGTCCGTTCTCGGTGCAGCTCGACTATGGCGCCGGCGAGCAGCCGGGCAGCATGAACCACGGCACCACGCTGGGCGGCGGGGTGAAGTACAGCCAGGGGCCGCTGGCGCTGGGCGTGGCGTATGACCAGCGCCGCAGCGACGATGGCGGCAGCACGGTGCGCAATTACTCTGTGGGCGGCTCCTACACGATCGGCAAGGCAACCGGCTACGTGGGCCATATGGGACGGCGCGAATCGGCCAGCGGCGCGCGTTACAACATCTCGTTTGCCGGGCTGGGATACCAGCTCACGCCGGCGCTGCACCTGTCGGGCGCCTACTACCGCTACCAGCAGGCAGGTGATGTCACCACGCAGTTCCAGGACACGCCAGTGCACCTGGGCGGCGGCAACGCCGACAGCCTGGCGTTCGTGGCCGACTATGCGTTTTCCAAGCGCACCAGCCTGTACCTGGAGACCGACGTGGTGCACGCGCGCGGCGGCACGGTGGGGCGCGAGACCGAATACTGGGCCGGCACCCCGGTCACCGACGTCAGCCGCAGCACGCGCGTGGGCGTGATGGTCGGCATGCGCCACCACTTCTGA
- a CDS encoding DUF1059 domain-containing protein has protein sequence MGRKYIDCRDYPSDTNCTVALSADSEDELLEAAVQHAVQVHQHQDTPELRSQLKTLFKEGAPPA, from the coding sequence ATGGGACGCAAATACATCGATTGCCGCGACTATCCCAGTGATACAAACTGCACGGTCGCCCTGAGCGCCGACAGCGAGGACGAGCTGCTGGAAGCGGCGGTGCAGCACGCCGTCCAGGTGCATCAGCACCAGGACACCCCCGAGCTGCGCTCGCAGCTCAAGACGCTGTTCAAGGAAGGCGCCCCGCCTGCCTGA
- the cyoD gene encoding cytochrome o ubiquinol oxidase subunit IV yields the protein MSHPQAVQHNHDAAHGSLRSHLIGYALSLVLTFLSFGAVMGRVLTPRAGLALIVALCVTQLLVQLVFFLHLGPRRGQRGNTAIFACTVFLIAIVVSGSLWVMHNANLNMMPMQSVPAGAGANR from the coding sequence ATGTCCCATCCACAAGCCGTCCAACACAACCACGATGCCGCCCACGGCAGCCTGCGCAGCCACCTGATCGGCTATGCGCTGTCGCTGGTGCTGACCTTCCTGTCGTTCGGTGCCGTGATGGGCCGCGTTCTGACGCCGCGCGCCGGCCTGGCGCTGATCGTGGCGCTGTGCGTCACGCAACTGCTGGTGCAGCTGGTGTTCTTCCTGCACCTTGGGCCGCGCCGCGGCCAGCGCGGCAACACGGCGATCTTCGCGTGCACGGTGTTCCTGATTGCGATTGTCGTATCGGGGTCGCTTTGGGTCATGCACAACGCCAACCTGAACATGATGCCGATGCAGTCCGTGCCAGCTGGGGCCGGCGCGAACCGTTGA
- the cyoC gene encoding cytochrome o ubiquinol oxidase subunit III, with product MTTTTLKLRGDAAEVQQGGAPAVHTHDDHHDHAHHAHQTESTLKLGFWIYLMSDCLIFASLFATFGVLLNGTAGGPTGRELFDLRFVLGETMLLLTSSLTFGVAMLKLHEGKDGQGNPQAVIRWLVLTFALGAAFVCMEVYEFRELLHEGAGPNRSAYLSAFFMLVGTHGLHVSAGLLWIIVMVNQVQVFGLDAVVRRRLACLSLFWHFLDLVWIFVFTVVYLREFL from the coding sequence ATGACGACGACCACCCTGAAACTGCGCGGCGACGCGGCCGAGGTTCAACAAGGCGGCGCGCCGGCGGTACACACGCACGACGACCATCACGATCACGCACACCACGCCCACCAGACCGAATCCACCCTGAAGCTGGGGTTCTGGATCTACCTGATGAGCGATTGCCTGATCTTCGCGTCGCTGTTCGCCACGTTCGGCGTGCTGCTGAACGGCACGGCGGGCGGCCCCACGGGGCGCGAGCTGTTCGACCTGCGCTTCGTGCTGGGCGAGACCATGCTGCTGCTGACCAGCAGCCTGACGTTCGGCGTGGCGATGCTGAAGCTGCACGAGGGCAAGGACGGCCAGGGCAATCCGCAGGCGGTGATCCGCTGGCTGGTGCTGACCTTCGCGCTGGGCGCGGCGTTCGTCTGCATGGAGGTCTACGAGTTCCGCGAACTGCTGCACGAGGGCGCGGGCCCGAACCGCAGCGCCTACCTGTCGGCGTTCTTCATGCTGGTGGGTACCCACGGGCTGCACGTCAGCGCCGGCCTGCTGTGGATCATCGTGATGGTCAACCAGGTGCAGGTGTTCGGCCTGGACGCCGTGGTGCGCCGCCGGCTGGCCTGCCTGAGCCTCTTCTGGCATTTCCTGGACCTGGTGTGGATCTTCGTGTTCACGGTCGTCTACCTGCGGGAGTTCCTCTGA
- the cyoB gene encoding cytochrome o ubiquinol oxidase subunit I, with the protein MFGKLSLDAIPLHEPIIMGTLVVVLLGGAALLGAITYYNKWSYLWKEWICSVDHKRIGVMYIILALVMLLRGFADAIMMRTQQAVAVGEAVGYLPPHHYDQIFTAHGVIMIFFVATPFILGLMNVIVPLQIGARDVAYPFVNSLSFWMSAMGAVLVMMSMFVGDFAATGWVAYPPLSGLGYSPTVGVDYYIWSLQISGLGTTLTGINFIVTILRMRAPGLNLMKMPVFTWTALITNILIVAIFPVLTATLALLAADRYLDMHFFTSELGGNAMMYVNLIWIWGHPEVYVLILPCFGAFSEIISTFSRKPLFGYTSMVYATSSIGVLSFFVWLHHFFTMGSGASVNAFFGIMTSIISIPTGVKLFNWLFTMYRGRIRFHSSTLWTIGFMVTFAVGGMTGVLLAVPGADFVLHNSLFLIAHFHNVIIGGVVFGCLAAMTFWFPKVFGFTLNEFWGKVAFWCWLIGFYLAFMPLYALGLQGMTRRMNHYNNPDWQPYLIVALVGAVVIGCGILAILWQLFVSVRDRKQNIDVTGDPWDGRSLEWATASPAPFYNFAHVPQITSLEQHWDNKEAGTAYVAPVKYEDIHMPRNTSTGFLVSVFGLVLCFALVWHIWWMAGFGLAAMIFTFIARAYDRDVDYYVPAAEVERIESARYALLAGEPATNPKGAN; encoded by the coding sequence ATGTTCGGAAAACTTTCTCTCGACGCCATCCCCCTGCACGAGCCCATCATCATGGGCACGCTGGTGGTGGTGCTGCTTGGCGGCGCCGCGCTGCTGGGCGCCATCACGTACTACAACAAGTGGAGCTACCTCTGGAAGGAGTGGATCTGCTCGGTCGACCACAAGCGCATTGGCGTGATGTACATCATCCTGGCGCTGGTCATGCTGCTGCGCGGCTTTGCCGACGCCATCATGATGCGTACCCAGCAGGCCGTCGCCGTGGGCGAGGCCGTGGGCTACCTGCCGCCGCACCACTACGACCAGATCTTCACCGCCCATGGCGTGATCATGATCTTCTTCGTGGCCACGCCCTTTATCCTGGGCCTGATGAACGTGATCGTGCCGCTGCAGATCGGCGCGCGCGACGTGGCCTACCCGTTCGTCAATTCGCTGAGCTTCTGGATGTCGGCGATGGGCGCGGTGCTGGTCATGATGTCGATGTTCGTCGGCGACTTCGCCGCCACGGGCTGGGTTGCCTATCCGCCGCTGAGCGGGCTGGGGTACAGCCCCACGGTGGGGGTCGACTATTACATATGGTCACTGCAGATATCGGGGCTGGGCACCACGCTGACCGGCATCAACTTCATCGTGACGATCCTGCGCATGCGTGCGCCGGGCCTGAACCTGATGAAGATGCCCGTGTTCACGTGGACGGCGCTGATCACCAACATCCTGATCGTCGCCATCTTCCCGGTGCTGACCGCCACGCTGGCGCTGCTGGCCGCCGACCGCTACCTGGACATGCACTTCTTCACCAGCGAGCTGGGCGGCAACGCCATGATGTACGTGAACCTGATCTGGATCTGGGGTCACCCCGAGGTCTACGTGCTGATCCTGCCGTGCTTCGGCGCGTTCTCGGAGATCATCTCCACGTTTTCGCGCAAGCCGCTGTTCGGCTATACGTCGATGGTCTACGCCACGTCGTCGATCGGCGTGCTGTCGTTCTTCGTCTGGCTGCACCACTTCTTCACGATGGGCTCGGGCGCCAGCGTCAACGCGTTCTTCGGCATCATGACATCGATCATCTCGATCCCCACGGGCGTCAAGCTGTTCAACTGGCTGTTCACGATGTACCGCGGCCGCATCCGCTTCCATTCGTCGACGCTGTGGACCATCGGCTTCATGGTGACGTTTGCCGTGGGTGGCATGACCGGCGTGCTGCTGGCCGTGCCGGGCGCCGACTTCGTGCTGCATAACAGCCTGTTCCTGATCGCCCACTTCCATAACGTGATCATCGGCGGCGTGGTGTTCGGCTGCCTGGCCGCCATGACGTTCTGGTTCCCCAAGGTGTTCGGCTTCACGCTGAACGAGTTCTGGGGCAAGGTCGCATTCTGGTGCTGGCTGATCGGCTTCTACCTGGCCTTCATGCCGCTGTATGCGCTGGGCCTGCAAGGCATGACGCGCCGCATGAACCACTACAACAACCCGGACTGGCAGCCGTATCTGATCGTGGCGCTGGTCGGCGCCGTGGTCATCGGCTGCGGCATCCTGGCGATCCTGTGGCAGCTGTTCGTCAGCGTACGCGACCGCAAGCAGAACATCGACGTGACGGGCGACCCGTGGGACGGCCGCAGCCTGGAATGGGCCACGGCCTCGCCGGCGCCGTTCTACAACTTCGCGCACGTGCCGCAAATCACATCGCTGGAACAGCACTGGGACAACAAGGAAGCCGGCACGGCCTACGTGGCGCCGGTCAAGTACGAGGACATCCACATGCCGCGCAACACGTCCACCGGCTTCCTGGTGTCGGTGTTCGGGCTGGTGCTGTGCTTCGCGCTGGTCTGGCATATCTGGTGGATGGCCGGCTTCGGCCTGGCCGCGATGATCTTCACGTTCATCGCCCGCGCCTACGACCGCGACGTGGACTACTACGTGCCGGCCGCCGAGGTGGAACGCATCGAAAGCGCCCGCTACGCGCTGCTGGCCGGGGAACCTGCCACGAACCCGAAGGGGGCCAACTGA
- the cyoA gene encoding ubiquinol oxidase subunit II, which yields MWLYALTPLILTGCSWDLLNPSGSIGVQTRNLIVLATALMLLVVIPVIILTLVFAWRYRETNTKAEYAPRWSHSTKIEVVVWGIPCVIVALLGVIIWDTTHKLDPFRPLESKVAPVEVDVVALDWKWLFIYPQYGVASLNELPIPVGTPINFRITAESTMNALFIPRLGSMVYAMAGMQTRLHLIADQTGVFDGRSAAYSGSGFSDMHFRTIATSRADFDAWIERARASGNTLDEATYRKLEQPSSKDPVTVYAKVEPRLFKGVVDQYMASNGDICRADSPVTLGAIAGANMPPLPAQQTTLER from the coding sequence GTGTGGCTGTATGCCCTCACTCCGCTGATCCTGACCGGCTGTTCGTGGGATCTGCTGAACCCCAGCGGGTCCATCGGCGTGCAGACGCGCAACCTGATCGTGCTGGCCACGGCCCTGATGCTGCTGGTGGTGATCCCGGTGATCATCCTCACGCTGGTCTTCGCGTGGCGCTATCGCGAGACCAATACCAAGGCCGAATACGCGCCGCGCTGGTCGCATTCGACGAAGATCGAAGTGGTCGTGTGGGGCATCCCGTGCGTGATCGTGGCGCTGCTGGGCGTCATCATCTGGGACACCACGCACAAGCTCGACCCGTTCCGCCCGCTGGAGTCGAAGGTGGCGCCGGTAGAGGTGGATGTCGTCGCGCTCGACTGGAAATGGCTGTTTATCTATCCCCAGTACGGCGTGGCATCGCTGAACGAGCTGCCCATCCCCGTGGGCACGCCGATCAATTTCCGCATCACGGCCGAGTCGACGATGAACGCACTGTTCATCCCGCGCCTGGGCAGCATGGTCTACGCGATGGCCGGCATGCAGACCAGGTTGCATTTGATTGCCGACCAGACCGGCGTGTTCGACGGCCGCTCCGCCGCCTATAGCGGCTCGGGCTTCTCGGACATGCACTTCCGCACCATCGCCACGTCGCGCGCCGACTTCGATGCGTGGATCGAACGCGCCCGCGCCTCGGGCAACACGCTCGATGAAGCCACCTACCGCAAGCTGGAGCAACCCAGCAGCAAGGACCCCGTCACGGTGTACGCCAAGGTGGAGCCGCGCCTGTTCAAGGGTGTGGTGGACCAGTACATGGCCAGCAACGGCGACATCTGCCGTGCCGACAGCCCGGTGACCCTCGGCGCCATTGCCGGCGCCAACATGCCGCCGCTCCCGGCGCAGCAGACCACGCTGGAGCGCTAA
- a CDS encoding PLP-dependent aminotransferase family protein, with translation MQPNQDDKPGWIGAFAAAGGPRYAQIAGFLERAMADGVLAPGDRLPPQRELAALLGVDLTTVTRALAEARRRGLVEPRGSLGTFIAAPAFELAQTVDLSMNVPPPPEGIDFADMLRRGLAQVTLRADANLLMTYQLGGGTMPDRAAGAQWLAPMLGDVAHDRVIASPGAQSALAALMLCRTTPGGAIAAEPLVYPGLRGAAAELGRHVVTIAADDDGMRPDALDAACGTGNVQLIYLNPTLQNPTTHTMPEARRRDIARVARQHGVLIVEDDPYWLLTPDAPPPLAAIDPGQTVYIATLAKCLSPGLRTAYVVAPDGELQESILAALRAITLMASPIATALATQWIRDGSAAELLEGIRTEAAARQQIARQWLASTGQYAPSGIHVWHPLPSYWSSAGFSRAAQDESLRVTASDVFYDGATPPNAIRISLGGAADRAQLSMALKKLSGLLARKPPNASMQVI, from the coding sequence ATGCAACCGAATCAGGACGATAAACCCGGCTGGATCGGCGCGTTCGCCGCAGCGGGCGGCCCGCGCTACGCGCAGATCGCCGGATTCCTGGAGCGCGCGATGGCCGACGGCGTGCTGGCCCCTGGCGACCGCCTGCCGCCGCAGCGCGAACTGGCGGCGCTGCTGGGCGTGGACCTGACCACGGTCACCCGGGCGCTGGCGGAAGCGCGGCGGCGCGGGTTGGTCGAGCCACGTGGATCACTAGGCACTTTCATTGCAGCGCCCGCTTTCGAACTGGCCCAGACCGTCGACCTGAGCATGAACGTGCCACCTCCGCCGGAAGGCATCGACTTCGCCGACATGCTCCGGCGCGGGCTGGCCCAGGTAACGCTGCGCGCCGATGCGAACCTGCTGATGACCTATCAGCTCGGCGGCGGCACGATGCCCGACCGCGCGGCCGGCGCCCAGTGGCTGGCGCCGATGCTGGGCGATGTCGCGCACGACCGCGTCATCGCCAGCCCGGGCGCGCAGTCGGCACTGGCCGCGTTGATGCTGTGCCGGACCACGCCGGGTGGGGCCATCGCCGCCGAGCCGCTGGTCTATCCAGGCCTGCGCGGGGCGGCTGCCGAACTGGGGCGCCACGTGGTGACCATCGCCGCCGATGACGACGGCATGCGTCCCGATGCACTGGACGCGGCGTGCGGCACCGGCAATGTTCAGTTGATCTACCTGAATCCGACGCTGCAGAACCCCACCACGCACACCATGCCCGAGGCGCGCCGCCGCGACATTGCACGCGTGGCGCGGCAGCACGGCGTGCTGATCGTGGAAGACGACCCCTACTGGCTGCTGACCCCCGACGCGCCGCCGCCGCTGGCGGCCATCGATCCCGGTCAGACCGTCTACATCGCCACGCTGGCCAAATGCCTGAGTCCGGGCCTGCGTACTGCGTACGTGGTGGCGCCCGACGGCGAGTTGCAGGAATCGATCCTGGCAGCGCTACGCGCGATCACGCTGATGGCCTCGCCTATCGCCACGGCGCTGGCCACGCAGTGGATTCGCGACGGTTCGGCAGCCGAGCTGCTGGAGGGTATCCGCACCGAGGCCGCCGCGCGGCAGCAGATCGCCCGGCAATGGCTGGCGAGTACCGGCCAGTACGCGCCGTCGGGCATCCACGTCTGGCATCCGCTGCCCAGCTACTGGTCGTCGGCCGGCTTCAGCCGCGCGGCGCAGGACGAATCGCTGCGCGTCACCGCATCGGACGTGTTCTACGACGGCGCCACGCCGCCCAACGCCATCCGCATCTCGCTGGGTGGCGCGGCCGATCGCGCGCAGTTGTCGATGGCGCTGAAGAAGTTGTCCGGCCTGCTGGCGCGCAAGCCGCCCAATGCGTCGATGCAAGTGATCTGA
- a CDS encoding OPT/YSL family transporter produces MLVLGPLGGIAAAYMNLSLGFFVGGQVLAGILGSAVTAGYGAAGRHGANYIQTAAASVAGMGGMVVVIQAIGWMGMAQPPLWQLIGYMLCIGMYGVGVGMLYTPLLVDRMQLTFPSGLAVANILRALTDPVLLRRSIARLAGGTGLGVLAGVGAARIAWLGAIDLSASTFGAGMIVGARIGIASLVGGLVGWALTPYFVSIGWLAPGDPYRKITFLFALGMIMGAAAVDVLLLLARAMRQTREKAKPAGMPQRWIVAWVVVWGMAVVGTGAAWFGQPVGYQLMAVVLVLIFALVNGISVGMVDQNPISSAFVLTVILMAAVGLREPHIGLIAATVLLVSTAEACDMQQDRSTGWRLGTDRMVQFGYQVAGIVAGSILAVLLARLFMDAYPVLRLDQTVLPADQQPARWTSAMTYKIVGALRSMTEDRPYQRLAVWIGLGIGLVTEILRKAIFASARYRRFVDQGRTGRVCDFVLDAVVLPSPYASSFGGFVNLAAATWMAVGGVVSSLVESHPRPAYPASQDPALPEDMSTTSLIGGGLIAGDALAALGFGIAGLLAVVA; encoded by the coding sequence ATGCTGGTGCTGGGGCCGTTGGGCGGCATCGCGGCGGCGTACATGAACCTGTCGCTCGGCTTCTTCGTCGGCGGGCAGGTGCTGGCCGGCATCCTGGGTTCGGCCGTCACCGCCGGCTATGGCGCGGCCGGCCGCCACGGGGCGAACTACATCCAGACGGCCGCCGCATCGGTGGCCGGCATGGGCGGCATGGTGGTGGTGATCCAGGCCATCGGCTGGATGGGCATGGCGCAGCCGCCGTTGTGGCAGCTGATCGGCTACATGCTTTGCATCGGCATGTACGGCGTGGGCGTCGGCATGCTGTACACCCCGCTGTTGGTGGACCGCATGCAGCTGACATTTCCGTCCGGGCTGGCCGTGGCCAACATCCTGCGGGCGCTGACCGACCCCGTGCTGCTGCGGCGATCGATTGCCCGGCTGGCGGGCGGTACTGGCCTGGGCGTGCTGGCCGGCGTGGGCGCGGCGCGAATCGCGTGGCTTGGGGCCATCGATCTCTCAGCCTCGACATTTGGCGCCGGCATGATCGTCGGCGCGCGTATCGGCATCGCCTCGCTGGTGGGCGGCCTGGTGGGCTGGGCGCTGACGCCGTACTTTGTGTCGATCGGCTGGCTTGCCCCCGGCGACCCGTATCGCAAGATCACCTTTCTGTTTGCGCTCGGGATGATCATGGGCGCCGCCGCCGTCGACGTGCTGCTTCTTCTGGCGCGGGCGATGCGCCAGACGCGCGAGAAGGCGAAGCCGGCCGGCATGCCGCAACGCTGGATCGTGGCGTGGGTCGTCGTCTGGGGGATGGCCGTGGTGGGCACCGGCGCCGCGTGGTTTGGCCAGCCGGTCGGCTACCAGCTGATGGCCGTGGTGCTGGTGCTGATCTTTGCGCTGGTCAATGGCATTTCGGTCGGCATGGTCGACCAGAACCCGATCTCCTCAGCCTTCGTGCTGACCGTGATCCTGATGGCCGCCGTGGGCCTGCGCGAGCCGCATATCGGCCTGATCGCGGCCACGGTGCTGCTGGTGTCCACGGCCGAGGCGTGCGACATGCAGCAGGACCGCTCCACCGGCTGGCGGCTCGGCACCGACCGCATGGTGCAGTTTGGCTACCAGGTGGCGGGCATCGTGGCCGGGTCGATCCTGGCCGTGCTGCTGGCGCGGCTGTTCATGGATGCCTATCCGGTGCTGCGCCTCGACCAGACCGTGCTGCCGGCAGACCAGCAGCCCGCGCGATGGACTTCGGCGATGACCTACAAGATCGTCGGCGCGCTGCGCAGCATGACGGAGGACCGGCCCTATCAGCGGCTGGCCGTATGGATCGGGCTGGGCATCGGCCTGGTCACCGAGATCCTGCGCAAGGCGATCTTCGCCTCGGCGCGCTACCGGCGATTCGTCGACCAGGGCCGCACCGGCCGGGTGTGCGATTTCGTGCTCGATGCCGTGGTCCTGCCTTCGCCCTATGCGTCGTCGTTCGGCGGGTTCGTCAACCTGGCTGCCGCGACGTGGATGGCCGTGGGCGGTGTGGTGTCGAGTCTTGTGGAAAGCCACCCGCGTCCGGCCTACCCGGCCTCGCAGGACCCCGCCCTGCCCGAGGACATGAGCACCACGTCGCTGATCGGCGGCGGACTGATTGCCGGCGACGCGCTGGCCGCGCTTGGCTTCGGCATCGCGGGTTTGCTGGCCGTCGTGGCCTGA